DNA from Parageobacillus thermoglucosidasius:
TTTTTTTGCTGTGTATCTTACTAAAAAGGCAGCAACCGGAGTATGAACATGAATTAAATCAAAATAATATTTTTGAAATAGTTTTAGTAGTTCCCTTACGGCTTTTAAATTCGATAACTGATAAGGTGACCGTGAAAAAGGAATATCCCAACAAATAACCCCCATCTCTTCTATTTCCTCTTTACGCCCATGATTTGGATTCGCCACTACATGTACCTCATAACCTTTTTCTTGCAATAATCTTATAAACGGTTTATGAAATGCTGCTAAGTGAGAATAAACAGTAGCAGCAAATAAGACTCTTTTTTCCTTCGACATCAAAAATCACTACTTTCTCTTTTTCTAAACATGTTGTAAAACGCATTATTCACGTATAGATGAAAAAAGTTCCAAGCCCTTAACTTGGAATTTAAATAAAGCGACCAAATCAAACCGCTAAGAGAGGAACTGTTATAATTTTGCTATCGAATATTACAATGTTTGGAGAAATAAATTTTCTTTTAGCAATACTATCATTTCTTTGCTAGTTAAATCTTATATTCACTATTTGTTATCGCCAATATTAAATACTGTATATTTTCCGAAGACTTTTAACACTTTCAACGACATCGTATCCCTTTTTTCTAAAAGCCCTTAAAATAATATCTTTACTCGGTCTTTGAATCTGACTCTGCTTGAGAATTTCATACTCCCAACGGTCCAATTCGTCACCAAGATTAACAAAACTTATAAGATTAAGCCCCAAATCTACCTCCGGTGTTATTACATCAGAAACTACGCACGGTGTTCCAGCTGCCTGAGCCTCAACAAGAGACACTGGCAACCCCTCATATATAGATGGCATAATAAGCACGTCGAACATATTCAATAAGTTAGGGATATCGGAACGCACCCCAAGAAAAAGAATTTTATCACTTACACCTTCCAAGACTGCTTGTTGCTCTAATTCCTGACGCATTTCACCGTCTCCAACAAACATCATTTTAAAATCTATACCATTGTCCTTAAGTTTACGAGCAATTGCAATAGAAAATTTATGATTTTTAACCTTTTTTAACGCTCCCACTTGGCCTATGATTAGTGTTTCCTCAGATATGCCAAACATTTTTCGTATAAATTTAGCATCTTCTTTGTTAAGACAATAATACTCAGACAAGTCTATCGCATTTGGAAATACGATTCCTTTTTTGTCGAAAGTTTTCCCGAAGAGAAAGTGACCTGCATCTTTTCCACAGGCAAGAAGATGTGTTGCGTTAAACCTTATTAGTAATTTCATAACAATTTGATAAACCTTATGAATCAAAGTATCTTCAGTAGCCTTCGTACTGTGAGAATGGGCGATCCTGCAAGTAACCCCTGCAATTCTAGCAGCCAATAAAGCAAGTCCTATATTATGTAGTGTATGAGCATGAACAGCACTAAAGGGTCCATTTTCCCTTATGACTTTTACTAAATTATGAATAAAACGTATAACCCCTACTTCTCTTGGGGAAGGTACGCGGAAAATTCTCCCGCCCATTCGCCTTATCTCAACATCAAAATCATTTTCTCTATTATTAAAATAAACAAAATCAAATTGAATTTTGTCTCGATCTATAACCCGATAGAGATTCATTATCATAATCTCCGTTCCACGACGATTCATCCCGCCTACAATGTGAAGTATCCTTTTCTGTTGACTATTTTCATACAAACTTCTGTCCCTCCTATATACCATTATTTATTTTGGGTCTTCACCATTTTCTGTGATTTCTACTCAATCCTAGAAACATGTTAGCTGGATGAAATATGCTTATTAGACATAATCCTTCTTCCGCATACAGATCACGAAGTGGATAGAATGGAAACAGTCAAGTGCTTTCCTTGACGGGTTCCATTCTACCAACTATCATGGCGATAGCGGAAGAAGTGTATACTTAGACATCCAGACTACCTATAGTTTTCCTTGTACACTTCAAAAATACACGTAGATGAAATCGTTCTAGATTTCAATAACCATATGCCCGGCATTTGATGTTTTTGATCTTGTGATTGGTTTCTTCCATTCGAGCATTCGTATACAGGCACAAAAAGTATTGAAGAATAGGCTCCTTCCATCTTTCAAGGGTATTGGCTGCTTACTGAAAAGAGACAAAAGTGCTTTGCTTCGCTGACAAAATCCATTCTTTCAAGCATTCCTTTGCTTGGTCATATTCATCGGTTCAATAGAAATCTCGAAATAGCTCCTTGAGATAATAAGCAATCGAAAGAGCGGGATATTCCTCCAAGATATCGTTCAATCGAAACTTACGAAGTTTTTCATACCCTTTTAACAGAAGGAATTTAACCTTTTTCAACTGTGGGAACTCTTTTCATGATTGATCTAAGGCTTATGTCATCTTTTGAACCACATAGTACTTATCGATGACAATCAAAAAAGCAGTCAGAAACAGGACATGAACCGCATAACCATATGAAAGAAGTTCTTGTTTAACAATTTTTAAATTCTGGCAATCCTAGTGGTATAGAAAGCACTTACGAGACTTCCTTAATGTTTATTTCGCCTCTAACATTATTGCCAAGATCTCGCCAGTGTCTTCTCCCTTTTGCAACTAAAACAAAATTTGGTGATGAACCTTTATTTTCGCCTATGCATAGCATACGGTATAAATTTCAGAAAGATATTATTATCAAGCGCATTGACTAACTAACAAAATACAGACAGTCGTGTATAGTAAAAAAAGCACTTTTCCTGCAGAATGTGTGAGTATCACCAAACCAAACCAAACACAGGAAAAAGATGCTCTTCATGAACAAGCATACTACTGAATGTACCGACTCCCACAGAAGTATACGGTATATAACTAGCTATTCGCTGCTTTAGACACATATGGTCCTATATAATTTTGGATAATCCAACAATTATGACATCATACCAGAAATATTGCTCCTCTCTATGGAAGCACGTGATTATCAAATCTATTTTTATACAAATTAATTAAAGATCGATAAATTAAATATTCCTAATACAGCAATAAATTACCAAAAAAATCACCTCTAACGCACAACTTAGGAGCATATTCCAAATTTTGAGTTAGATTAACATCATTCTGCTAATTTTATAATCTAGTTACTCTCTCTTCGAACCTTACAATACACATATTTTAACGTATGTAAGCAATTAAACGAAATAATAAAACTCTGTTTACTACACCGATTATCTGTTACATCTGCAAATTTTTATATTTTTGCTCTTTTTGTATGATAATATCTCATAATACTATTCGGAATAACCATCGCTACTAAAGGCTTTAGAGCAAAGATTCTTTGAGAATAGGGAATATTTAATCTCTTACAAGCATCTAATCTTGCACTTGTTTCAGCTAGTCTAAATTTTTTCTTCCTCCGACTATAAGCATTCCTATCTTCTCTATAATAAATTAAAGGTTCCTGAATATTTTTCAATATAAAATTATGTTCGAAAAATTTAATCCATAAATCATAATCTTCAAGACGTTGCCTTGTTAACTTGGTATCTGAATATCCACCAACACGAAGCAAACTTTCTTTCTTCATAATAACAGTAGGATGAATAAAAGGTGCACTTACAATCATACATCTTTTGTCTGGTAACATAGGGGGTTGCCGAATACCCCATACACCCTTTTCATCAAATACATAAGCACCCGCCCCACATGCATCACAATCATGGGTATTCATAAATTTGATTTGTTTTTCTATTCTATCTCTTACCATAATATCATCGCCATCATGGCGCATTATATATTCGCCCGTGCTTATTTCTAGACAATTATTCAATGTTTTCGCTAACCCCATATTTTTTCCATTTTTAATTACCTGTATTCGCTTATCTTTTCTAGAATATTCAAGTGCAATTTGATACGTATTATCTGTAGATCCATCGTCACACATAATTAATTCCCAGTTATCATATGTTTGATTTAATATTGAATCTATGGATTCATTCAAAGTTTTTTCACAGTTATATATACCCATAATTATGGAAACTTTCACATTCATTTCCTATACCTCACATTATATAAGTTTTATATGGGATTAGATTAGCATAAAAAATTAAAGAAAAAATAAAAACCACTAAAAAGACTATTGTAAAGTAATATTTATACATCCACCTTTCTATGGATTTCATTCGACATAGAATATTGGGCAACAATAAAACCAAAACAATACCAAAATAAGCTTCCATCCTCTGTACAAAAACGTTATAAAATCCCAACATCATAAAAAACAAAGATATCATTAATAAGGTTTTCTCATACTGATATTCATTATACTTAGTAAAGAAAAGAAGGTATAATACTATAATTACTCTCAATACAAATAATAATATTGATCCTGTTCCTCCAGGCTGAGGTTCGAAGTAAACAGTATATCTAGGATTTATATTAGATAATATTTCAAATAAAAAAGACATTCTTCCAAAAAGCATTACAAACACGATACCAAAAATCAATATACCAATAAGCATTGTAAATGTTGGTTTTACTTTTTTTGCTATTAATTGGATGATCATTGCAATAATGCAAGTTGAATGGAATAGGGATCCTATTATATTAAATAATAGAAATTTCTTTTTATCCGTATTTACATATTGAAGAGAATAAAAATTAATAGCGATGGCTATCCATTGCCTAATGGTATTGAAAGGCCCCGTATAAAGACCTAAAAGAAAAAAAAGTAATATTGAAAAAGCAAAGTCTTTAGAATCCTTTTTTATCCTCACATAAATTGGTATATACGTTAAAAACGCGCTTGCCCAGAAAATTCCATATGGGCTATCCGAAATTCTTTTTGTTATCCAACTTAATACATAGTAACCAAATTCTTGGGTCGTAGCATTATAATCATCAAGACTAAAATTACTTGATACAATATTATTGTATATAAAATAATATATTTCATAATCTGTACCAACATTAAATCTAATTCCTGAAAAAATTATTAAAATCAATAATATGAATATATCTAAAAATGTCCATTTTTTTGTTAGATTTTTGAACTTTATCATTAAAGCTGTTAAATAGGTTATTAAAATAACTAAAAAATATACTAACATTGCCTATACCACTCGCTAACATAAATTGAGAAATACACAATTCATATATAAATTGGGCGTAAAAGACCCTCTCTTTAGAAGTCAGATACAGTGACCAAAATCAACTATAAGAGGTGAATACTATTACAATTTTCAATTTGACGAACATGCAATTTACGATGAAGTTAACTCCCTATTAGAGCCTTTATTTGATACATCCATTAACTCCCTTTGTCAGAAACACCTTATATAAAAGAATGATTACTAATTCCAAGAAAGGAAATCTTTGTTACATGTTTTTTAAAAGCCTATTTTGCCACCAATTCTTGGCGACTGTCAGTCAACACCTTGCATAGCTTTCACTACTTCCGACATGCTTGTGAACTTCGGGAAGTTCCACCTCTCCCTACATTCTCCCTTGATGTCAAGTGATTAAAGAAATAAGGATTTTAGGCATTCGCTATCTAAAATTAGTAATCATGCATTCCCTTCAAAATCAGCACTCGCACTTCATGAGTGAAATGAGTACATGATATTACTGTTTCAAAGAACTATTGCTACATTTTTTGTATGACCACGATAGGAAGAATTTCAACACAATATATATCTTGTATACTTACGATTGAATCTGAGTCCAGTTTTTCAACCCTTACCGCAGCAATTTTTTTAATATTCCAAAGGTTAAACCCAGAAAGTAATTTGTTCTATATAATTTTTCCAAAACTCTATTTCTGTATTTCTCTCTCATTAAAAATTCTGAAATATAATTATTACCCAAATAACAATCTTTTTCCTTTTTCCAATTATTATAAAAATCTTTATGAATAGAACTTAGATTAGAAAACATCACAACTCTGTAATAGTAAGTATGCATATATTTTAGATAAAGGAACTCATTTTTATATTTTTCATAAAGATTATTTTTCTTTAAAAATTCTTCGATTTTATTTAATACAATATAAATATCATACATACTCTCCCGATAAGAGTTCATTGCACTTCCTTGTCTCTGTATATAATGCAAAAAGAATTTTTCTATTTTCATAATTTTTTTCGCATGTAGAATCAGAAAAAAATTAGCTAATAAATCTTCACCAATTCGAACCTTCTCACAATATCCTATATTATTAGAAATAAATAGACTTCTCCTATATAACTTTGTCCAAACACAAGGTATAATATTTCCAATTAAGAAATCTTTAAGTGGATCATCACAGGTTAATTTTCCATCTATAAGAGGAACCATCTTCCCATTATCATAGTCGACATATGCATTAGCAATAACAATATCAGCATTACTCTCCTCAGCTGCCTCATACATCTCCTTTAATGCATTTGTCTCAATCCAATCATCAGCATCTATTTGAAAAATATATTTTCCTGTTGATTGAGACAATCCATAATTTCTTGCTGCTGAAACCCCACTGTTTTTTGAATTTATTATCTTTATTCTATTATCGAAGCTACAAAATTTATTGATAACGTTTAAGGTATTGTCTGTAGAACCATCATTAATTATTATTATTTCAACTTCTTCCAGCGACTGATTAACTATAGAAGTTAAACATCTTTCAATATAACTTTCTACATTATAGGCCGGGATAATTACACTAACTTTAACCAAAAATAACACTCCCATTCTAAATCAAACTATTATTATACAACTGTCTTTATACCTTTTACACATATAACAAATAAAGATGGTTCTTCTATAGTTTTAATATAACCATTAAAACAGTCAACATTTGCTTCTTTTTTTATACTCTTTAAACATAATATTAACTATTAATAAAGAACGTAACTGCTTATCTAACACAAGAACCAAGAATACAAATATCAAAACAAAAAACAAACTACCTACTAATGGATGAATATAATCTTTTAATAATATTCCTAAAAAAATAACAATCAGTAGAACAACCAGGTTATACAAAAATCCTCTTTGTAATATCAAAACACCATGTTTTTTATTAAACAATACTAAACCGATTAGCAATGACAATTCTATAACAACAACAGCTAATGCACCCCCTAAGGAATTAAGTGCTTTCCCTAGATAATAACAACAAAAAATAGCGACTATTAAAGTAATAAACATTACAAAAGTTCTCTTTTTTTGATAACCTTTTGTTGTTAACGAATCAGCAAGTGGATAATTAATTGATTGTAGTAAAACTACAATACAAACAATAGAAAGCAAAGAAGCAACTTTCTCCCAGTGTGCACCAAATAAAATATTTATCCACCAATTTGAATACAATAAAAATGGAAGCACCATACATCCACCTAGTAAAGTCATAGTCTTGGCTTCTATAATCGCCATTTCCAGATGTTTATCATATTCCCTATTTGATCCATACCTAAACAAAACAGGATAAAAAGCAGCAGCCACCACTCCCGGTACTTGGTAGAGAATAGAAGGAATCCGATAAGCAGCAGAAAAATAGCCAACTTGTTCAAAATTGGTCACCTTTTCTAAGATAATAAGTGGAACCTGAGGTAATATCATTACTAATAAACCACCTAATGTAAAATTTAATAGATCGTGTAGTAAATTAGAGTTCCACCCTCTAAATAAACTGATCTTTCTTGATAATAACAAAATACTAAAAAATCCCCCAAATAAACTCGAAAATCCGTAAATAAATGACAACAATGGCAAGGACCATTTAAAAATTAGGCCTAAAATCAAAGTAGCTGCTGTTATTACTCCCGATAGAGATCTAATAAGGGCTGTATAATGCATTTGTTGTACAGCTTGAAAATAAGTAGCCCCTATCCCTTGCATTGCAGCTCCTACTATTGTAGGGTAAACCATTAAATAAATAACCTTTTTTACATATGGATCCTTATATAATAGTTCCACTATTATATAAAGAATAATAGAAACAATAACTCCAAAGATTATTCTGAGCTTAAAATGACCACCTACTAAACTTACTAAATCGACTTTATCATCTTTTGTTGCCTCTCTAATAAAAGTATGTGATAAACCCATATCGGTAAAATAACCTGCAATGCTGGATATTGCTAAAGCCAAGCTAAGTATTCCGTAGTCATTAGCTCCTAGATACCTGGCAACTAAAATTGACGTCAAAGCAGAAAGTAGCCTTACAATTACATTACTCGTGAACAAATAGGTTGCATTTTTTAATATTAGATTCATATTCACATCCCTAGCTCGCTTAAAGTTAATTGAATATAGTTAGACTACTGCTATATTTACGAAAAAAATTATTATTAAAATTTCTTTAACTCAACAGGATTTAAGGAAAAAAATGAATTTAATTAATAATTGTGCAATTTTATGACATAGTCTAATACCAAACAAAATAATAACAATTATTATTTCATTATCCCACAGAAGCACTTGAAAAAAAACGCCGATGGATTATCTACGGTCTCCAACAATTTTTCTCTAACCTCCTCTCTAGCCATCTTTTTCAAACCCTTCATAAAGTCGTGAAAAATTTTCGCATCCGCCATCGTTGACTTCCAATAAATATTTTCGTTAGCACCTACTCCGGATGGATCTCGGTTTTCATTGAGTATCTCTTCAAATAGCTTTTCCTCGGTCGAATGCCGATAAATTCCATACCGATCTCTTCGAAGATATATCCGGATAGTTTAATCAGGTTTTTCATGAGATCGACGATTATGCCCGACTCGCCCATGTCCAAGACAAAGATTATACCGTCTTTGACGAGCGTGCCGACTTGGATTCGCTTTTTGAATAACAGATTGAAGCTGTCGAGGGTTTTCATGAAACGGACGGCGAAAAATTTCGTTTTGTTTGTCGTTTTATTTATTACTGTCATCATAATAAATAAAATGGCTTTAGTTCCTCTTACACATTATTTTTTACTTTTTTAACAAACTTTTTATAAATTTAATTCTTTTTCTATCTCGCACCATCACCTGTTATACAAACTTTTATGGTCTTCAAAATAATTTTAAGATCGAGCCAAAAGCTTATATTATTAATATAATAACGATCTAGCTCCAATTTTTCTCTAGGGGTAATGTCATATCCCCCATTCACTTGTGCCCATCCTGTTATTCCGGGTTTTACTTGCAAACGATCAATAAAGCCTGGGATTTCCTTATTAAATTGTGCAGTAAACATCGGTCTTTCCGGTCTTGGACCGATTAAACTCATATCGCCTTTCAACACGTTAAATAATTGTGGAAGTTCATCAATTCTCGTTTTTCGAATAAACGCTCCTACTTTCGTAACACGAGGGTCATTTTTTGTCGCCCATTGTGCTCCATTCTTTTCTGCGTTTACTCCCATGGAACGTAATTTGATAACTTTAAAATACTTTCCATGTAAGCCCACCCGCTCCTGTAGAAAAAACGCTGGACCAGGTGTTTCTAGTTTAATAATAATAGCAAAAATTAAAATAATAGGAATAGCAATTGGTAATGCCAATAATGACAACAATATATCTAAAAAGCGCTTTACATACGGATAATATTTTAAATTTGTTTTTTGATTTCTTATTATGTACTGCGTATCTATTGCAACTGCATACTCCTTAAAAAAATCATTTTTTTTTTCGGAGCCAACCCCCACTTTCTATCTCGCCTCCCAAATATTGATTACAGAAGTCCTTTTCTCTTTTAAGAACTTGTTTCATAAATTGAATCAAATCTTCTCTTAACTCCTCATCTGCACCACAAACTCAATCGCCGTTTTGATAAAACCGAGCCTCTCGCCGACGTCGTAGCGCTTGCCTTCAAATTCGTAAGCGAAGACGCGCTGGATTTCGTTCAGCTTTTGAATCGCGTCGGTGAACTGGATTTCTCCCTCGTCATCAGCTTCTTGTTTCTCAAGGAATAAAAATTCCAGTGTGAATAGGTATCTCCCCATAATCGCTAAGTTCGATGAGCATGCCTAGTGCTTGTTTTTCGACAAATCGACGAACTTGGTAGAGGCGTCCGTGTTGTTCGAGTGGGGCGATGATGCCGTAGCAGTGTTTTCCCTCATCTGGAACACGTTTGACGCCGATAACAGAGCTAAATGTTTGTTCATATTGGTCGATGAACTGTTTTAAGGCAAGGTGTTTCCGCTTGAACGATGTCATCATCAAGAGAACAGCAAACGGTTCGTCACCGATAAAGTTACATGCACATCAAACGGCATGGTCAAGCCCTTTCGATGCTTTTTAGCGTATGTAGTGAATATCGACTTTTGATGGTTCTTTTACTTTTTCCAGCACATCTAGTTTTCCTTTTTGCTTTAAGAGCTGTTCCAGTTCAAACGCGTTGTCGAAACAGTCTTCGATCGCGCGTTTTCCTTTCCCTGTGACGATGATAATATCTTCGATGCCAGAGGCGTTTTTTCGACGATGTATTGAATCGTTGGTTTATCGACGATCGGAAGCATTTCTTCCGGCATCGCTTTCGCTGTTGGTAAAAAGCGCGTGCCGAGTCCCGCTACTGGAATGATCGCTTTGCGTTCCTTTTTCAATGAAATCCCTCTTTTCTATGTATGGATAACAAAAAAATATGAATTTAGTTCTAGTCTATTCACGGCAATAGATCACAACTAAATTCATATAAAACCGGGCATCTAACCCGCCCTCACACCACACCCTCGACGACTAGCGTCTAAGGTGGCAAGACCGTCATCGTCCCCACCCACGGCATGGCCGAGTGCCTCCATTGATAACGGTAAGGAGACATCACCGACATCGAAAAACGGAGCCGATCATAACGCCGTAAAGAAAATGTTCCCCCGACGAGAAATGATTACACTTCGACAGAGGAAGATCACTTTCCCACTAGGCATTGCGAGGCGAAACTAGATATCGTCAAAAATAGTCATCATTTCATAATCCTTAAATATTTTAGGAGTAATCTACCCTTTTTATATTCAGTCAATTCTCTTATTTTCTCATCTAAATTTTCCTTTGTGTTGGCAATTTCAATCAAGTCCTGTCTAATTCGATCGAGGCTTTTTTTTTCAATTAAGATTATATGGGTCTTCACCATTTTCTGTGATTTCTACTCAATCCTAGAGACATGTTAGCTGGATGAAATAGGTTCATCAGTCAGGATCCTTCTTCCGCATACAGACCACGAAGTTGGTAGAATGGAAACAGTCAAGTGCTTTCCTTGACGGGTTCCATTCT
Protein-coding regions in this window:
- a CDS encoding glycosyltransferase family 1 protein, yielding MYENSQQKRILHIVGGMNRRGTEIMIMNLYRVIDRDKIQFDFVYFNNRENDFDVEIRRMGGRIFRVPSPREVGVIRFIHNLVKVIRENGPFSAVHAHTLHNIGLALLAARIAGVTCRIAHSHSTKATEDTLIHKVYQIVMKLLIRFNATHLLACGKDAGHFLFGKTFDKKGIVFPNAIDLSEYYCLNKEDAKFIRKMFGISEETLIIGQVGALKKVKNHKFSIAIARKLKDNGIDFKMMFVGDGEMRQELEQQAVLEGVSDKILFLGVRSDIPNLLNMFDVLIMPSIYEGLPVSLVEAQAAGTPCVVSDVITPEVDLGLNLISFVNLGDELDRWEYEILKQSQIQRPSKDIILRAFRKKGYDVVESVKSLRKIYSI
- a CDS encoding glycosyltransferase family 2 protein; translation: MNVKVSIIMGIYNCEKTLNESIDSILNQTYDNWELIMCDDGSTDNTYQIALEYSRKDKRIQVIKNGKNMGLAKTLNNCLEISTGEYIMRHDGDDIMVRDRIEKQIKFMNTHDCDACGAGAYVFDEKGVWGIRQPPMLPDKRCMIVSAPFIHPTVIMKKESLLRVGGYSDTKLTRQRLEDYDLWIKFFEHNFILKNIQEPLIYYREDRNAYSRRKKKFRLAETSARLDACKRLNIPYSQRIFALKPLVAMVIPNSIMRYYHTKRAKI
- a CDS encoding EpsG family protein, with product MLVYFLVILITYLTALMIKFKNLTKKWTFLDIFILLILIIFSGIRFNVGTDYEIYYFIYNNIVSSNFSLDDYNATTQEFGYYVLSWITKRISDSPYGIFWASAFLTYIPIYVRIKKDSKDFAFSILLFFLLGLYTGPFNTIRQWIAIAINFYSLQYVNTDKKKFLLFNIIGSLFHSTCIIAMIIQLIAKKVKPTFTMLIGILIFGIVFVMLFGRMSFLFEILSNINPRYTVYFEPQPGGTGSILLFVLRVIIVLYLLFFTKYNEYQYEKTLLMISLFFMMLGFYNVFVQRMEAYFGIVLVLLLPNILCRMKSIERWMYKYYFTIVFLVVFIFSLIFYANLIPYKTYIM
- a CDS encoding glycosyltransferase family 2 protein, yielding MVKVSVIIPAYNVESYIERCLTSIVNQSLEEVEIIIINDGSTDNTLNVINKFCSFDNRIKIINSKNSGVSAARNYGLSQSTGKYIFQIDADDWIETNALKEMYEAAEESNADIVIANAYVDYDNGKMVPLIDGKLTCDDPLKDFLIGNIIPCVWTKLYRRSLFISNNIGYCEKVRIGEDLLANFFLILHAKKIMKIEKFFLHYIQRQGSAMNSYRESMYDIYIVLNKIEEFLKKNNLYEKYKNEFLYLKYMHTYYYRVVMFSNLSSIHKDFYNNWKKEKDCYLGNNYISEFLMREKYRNRVLEKLYRTNYFLGLTFGILKKLLR
- a CDS encoding flippase, with the protein product MNLILKNATYLFTSNVIVRLLSALTSILVARYLGANDYGILSLALAISSIAGYFTDMGLSHTFIREATKDDKVDLVSLVGGHFKLRIIFGVIVSIILYIIVELLYKDPYVKKVIYLMVYPTIVGAAMQGIGATYFQAVQQMHYTALIRSLSGVITAATLILGLIFKWSLPLLSFIYGFSSLFGGFFSILLLSRKISLFRGWNSNLLHDLLNFTLGGLLVMILPQVPLIILEKVTNFEQVGYFSAAYRIPSILYQVPGVVAAAFYPVLFRYGSNREYDKHLEMAIIEAKTMTLLGGCMVLPFLLYSNWWINILFGAHWEKVASLLSIVCIVVLLQSINYPLADSLTTKGYQKKRTFVMFITLIVAIFCCYYLGKALNSLGGALAVVVIELSLLIGLVLFNKKHGVLILQRGFLYNLVVLLIVIFLGILLKDYIHPLVGSLFFVLIFVFLVLVLDKQLRSLLIVNIMFKEYKKRSKC
- a CDS encoding polysaccharide biosynthesis protein, which gives rise to MMTVINKTTNKTKFFAVRFMKTLDSFNLLFKKRIQVGTLVKDGIIFVLDMGESGIIVDLMKNLIKLSGYIFEEIGMEFIGIRPRKSYLKRYSMKTEIHPE
- a CDS encoding exopolysaccharide biosynthesis polyprenyl glycosylphosphotransferase; this encodes MGVGSEKKNDFFKEYAVAIDTQYIIRNQKTNLKYYPYVKRFLDILLSLLALPIAIPIILIFAIIIKLETPGPAFFLQERVGLHGKYFKVIKLRSMGVNAEKNGAQWATKNDPRVTKVGAFIRKTRIDELPQLFNVLKGDMSLIGPRPERPMFTAQFNKEIPGFIDRLQVKPGITGWAQVNGGYDITPREKLELDRYYINNISFWLDLKIILKTIKVCITGDGAR